A stretch of DNA from Selenihalanaerobacter shriftii:
TTTTAACATTAGAATAGATAGGAGTGTAACAGATGTCAGTAATAATTTGGTTTTTATTATTAGGTTTAACTATAGGTTATTTAGAAATAATTCCTGAAAGGTTTTCAAGTTTAACCGACAATTTAATTACTGGAGGTTTGATTCTATTACTATTCAGTATGGGAGTTGAAATAGGATTAAATGATAAAGTAATAGCAAATTTAGATAAATTAGGTTTTCAAGCTATTGTTTTAGCTTTAGGAAGTATATTAGGTAGTTTAGGTTTAATTAAATTATTAGAGATGCTAGTAGGAAACTTTAGAAAGGAGCAGGAGAGAAGAGGATGATTATAGCAATATTAATTTCAATAATTAGTGGCGTATTAGTTGGGAAATTTATTGTGGCACCAGAAATGGCTAATAGTTTAGGTCAAGTTACTACTTATTTTTTAGCAATTTTACTATTAGGTATTGGAATAGATATTGGAAGAAATAAAGATGTGATTGCTAAAGTCAAGCAAATTGGTTGGAAAATCATTACGGTTCCTCTAATGGTTGCTGCAGGAAGTATATTAGGTGCTATTTTGAGTGGGTTGATCTTGCAATTACCGTTTAATGAATCTAGTGCGATTGGAGCAGGATTTGGCTGGTATAGCTTGTCCGGGGTACTGATAACTAAGGCTTATGATGTACAAGTAGGGAGTTTAGCTTTTTTAACCAATGTTTTTCGGGAATTATTAGCAATTATATTAATTCCAATATTAGCTAAGACTGAAGGAAAGATTTCCTTGATTGCTCCTGGGGGAGCTACGACCATGGATACTACTTTACCTTTAATAGTTAAGAGTTCGAATTCAGAAATAGGAGTAATTGCATTTGTAAATGGTGTTATTTTATCTTCTTTAGTCCCCATATTGGTGCCTTTATTAATTAAATTATAACAATAAAAGATAAAACCGATCAATTCTTGTAATGAGGTTGATCGGTTTCTTTTAATTTAAAATAAATTTAGGCGTAATTTTATTTATTTTTAAATAAGACTTTAATCCATCTAAGAAAAATAGGTAATTTAAATCCTCCACCCCAAGTCTTTAAATCATCATCTTCATTCTTTGACCATGCAAAGAAAAAATCAATTTTCATTTTTTCCCCTCCTATATGTTAACTTACTAATCATTGTATGTATAAAATTTAAAATAGTGAATAGATAGCTATAATTAGTTTTAAAATAATATAAATTATTCTTTTATTGAATTATTATGTTAGATTTAATTTTTTTATTATATAAAAAGTTACTCTAAGTTAAAAAATATGGTTGATTCTATTGAGAAGATATTTTGATTTTGCTTTTAATTAAGAGTCGAATTATGTAAAACAATTACTTCATTTACTTTAAATAAGTTATAACCTAGTTTATAACAATTTTTTTCAATAGTATTAAAGGATTTTTATTTTGAATGTAGAATAAATAAAGTACAGTGGTAGATAGTGGGGAGATGTGGTGGTGTTAGGGAGAGTTAGTGGTTAATTAATTATAGAAGTGGGGATTTATTATGTTAATGGGTGAATATATACATTCCATGGATGGAAAAGGAAGAGTGATTATCCCAGCTAAATTTCGAAAAGAGTTGGGAGATGAATTTGTAGCGACTCGAGGTTTAGATGATTGTCTCTTTATTTATCCTATGGATGAGTGGAAAATTTTAGAGCAAAAATTAAAATCTTTACCCTTAACTAGAAAAGATGCTAGAGCTTTTGTAAGGTTTTTCTTTTCTGGAGCTACTGAATGTCAGTTGGATAAGCAAGGTAGAATTTCTATCCCCTCTAATTTAAGGAATTATGCTCAATTGGAAAAAGAAACTGTAATTATTGGTGTGTCAAATAGAGTAGAATTGTGGAGCAAACAGAAATGGGATTCTTATTTAAGTGAGGCTGAGGAGTCATATGAAGATATTGCAGAAACTATAGAAGAATTAGGAATTTAATCAGTTATAAACATATTAATTAGATAAAATTGTCTTATTAAATATATATGAATAGGTGATATAGAATGGATTTTAAACATATACCAGTTTTATTTAATGAAACTATTGAGAACTTAAAGTGTAAAGAAGGTGGGGTTTATGTTGATTGTACTTTAGGTGGGGCTGGACATGCTAGTGAGATTGCTAAAAGAATAGGTTTAGAAGGGACTTTAATAGGTGTTGATCAAGATATAGCTGCTATTAAGGCCGCAGAAAATAAGTTAGTTGAAGCCGAATGTAAAGTAGAACTAATAAGAGATAATTATAAGAATATAAGAATGATTTTAGATAGATTAGAGATAGAAAATGTTGATGGTTATTTATTTGATCTAGGTTTCTCGTCACACCAAATTGACACTCCTGAAAGGGGATTTAGCTATCAACATGAAGCACCTTTAGATATGCGCATGGACCAAAGACAGTCTATAACTGCAGCAGATTTATTGAATAAGTTATCTAAAGCGGAGTTAACTAAAATAATTACTGAATATGGAGAAGAAAGGTGGGCTAGTAGAATAGCAGAGTTTATAGTTGAAATTCGAAAGGACAAGCCTTTTGAGCTAACTACAGAGTTAATACAGACTATTAAAGCTGCAATTCCTGCTAGTGCTAGGCGACACGGACCACATCCAGCTAGGCGTACATTTCAAGCATTAAGAATTGCTGTTAACGATGAATTAGACATTATATCTGAAACTATAGAAGATATTATACCTACTCTTAAAACAGGTGGTAGAGTTGCGATTATTACTTTTCATTCTTTAGAAGATAGGATAGTGAAACATAAATTTAGAGAGTTAGCTCGAGGATGTGTTTGCCCTCCAGATTTTCCAGTATGTGCTTGTGATAAGGAGAAGCAAGTGAAAGTTATTACTAGAAGACCTATAGATGCAACACAAGCTGAAATAGACACAAATCCGAGAGCTAGAAGTGCTAAATTAAGAGTAATAGAAAAACTCTAATTTAGTTCTAAAATGAGAGGTAGGTGAATAAATTGATAGTAGTAGATAAAAAGAAGGAAGTAAAAGATTATAAGAGACTTAATTCTACTGCTAGGAAAGATAGAAATACTAAAAAAAAGAGAGTAAGAAAGCAAAGATCTAATAAACAGAAGAATAATAGTAATACTTTACTATTTATGAGTGGTTATGCTTTAATAATTTTAATTATAGTGATTTTTGGAATTCTATATATTAATAAATATGTAGAGATGAATAAAATTAATTTACAAATGAATCAAGTTCAAAGCAAAATTAAAGATTTAGAGGAAGAGAAGCAAAAATTAAAATTAAATTTATCTCAATATAAATCATTGGACCGAATAGAGAATATAGCTAAGGTTGAATTAGGAATGGTAGAACCTAAGCAAGTAAAATATATTTCTATGAATTCTAAGAATGGAACATCTTTAAAACAGAATCAGGATTTACATTTAAATGATAGATTAGTTGAAATTAGTAAGTTAGGAGAGAAAGTGTCTACTTGGTTGCAAGGCTTTAGTCAAGTGGAGGCTGGAACATTAAATAATGAATAAATAAGGGCGTAATATTAACTTTATAGCCCCTGAATAATTATTCTAAAGGGGGATTAATATGGGTAAATCTAAACTACAAATAAGAAAAAGGATTTTTTGGCTTTTTCTTATTGTAGTTTTATTTATGTCTATGATTATTTTACGTTTAGGTTGGATTCAACTTTTTGATAATGATTTTTATCAATCTAGAGCTTTAGATCAAAGATTACGTAAATTGAAGGTAGAACCCAGACGAGGATTTATTTATGATAGAAACGGTGAAGAATTAGCAATTAGCGGAAGTGCTGATACTGTAGTTGCTGTACCTTCTGAAATTGAGAATCCAAATCAAGTTGCTGAGAAATTATCCTTAATTTTAGAGATGGACCGAGAGAAAATTTATAAAAGAATTACTAAAAAAGCATACGCAGTTTATTTGGAACGGAAAATATCAAAGGAAGAAACAGCAAAGATTAAATCTTTAGACTTATCAGGGATTACATTTACAGAAGAAAGTAAAAGGTTTTATCCAAAAGATAGTTTAGCATCTCATATTTTAGGTTTTGCTGGAATTGATAGTCAAGGTTTAAATGGTATAGAGTTATCTTATGATCAAATTTTAAGAGGGAAACCAGGTAGGATCATGATAGAGAAAGATGCAACTGGACAACAAATTCCTGAGGGAGTTGAAGAGTATTTAGATCCAAAAAATGGGAATAACATTTATTTAACTATAGATCATGTTATTCAATATATTGTGGAAAGAGAGTTAAAAAAATCTTTACAAGTTAATGAGGCTAAAGGCGGTACTATTATTGTAATGGATCCGCAAAGTGGAGAGATTCTAGCATTAGCAAATAGACCTACATATAATCCTAATCACTTTGCACAGTATTCACCCGGTCTATGGAGAAATAGTGCTATTTCTGATACATATGAACCAGGGTCAACTTTTAAAATTGTTACTATGTCTGCTGGATTAGAAGAAGGGGTAGTAAATCCTAAAGATAATTTCTTTGATCCAGGTTATATTAAAGTAAGCGGGGAAGTAATTAGATGCTGGAAAAGCGGTGGACATGGGAAACAAACTTTTGCTGAAGTTGTGGCTAACTCATGTAATCCAGGATTTGTTCAAGTCGGTCAGCGTGTAGGAAAAAAGGATTTTTATAAATATGTTAAAGCTTTTGGTTTTGGTCAAGATACTGATATCAGACTGCCAGGTGAAGCTAATGGATTAGTTTACAGTTATGATGATATAGGACCAGTGGAATTGGCTACTATGTCTTTTGGTCATGGTATATCTGTAACTCCGATTCAATTAGTTACAGCTATTTCTGCTGTAGCTAATGGTGGGAAACTTCTAAAACCGCATTTAGTAGAGAAGATAGAGAATGAACAAGGAAGAATAATTAAAGAATTTAAACCTGAGTTAATCAGACAAGTAATTTCTAAGGAAACGGCTCAGACTGTGCGGAAATTATTAGAAGGAGTAGTAACTGATGGTTCAGGTAAGAATGCTCAAGTTGAAGGGTATAGAATTGGAGGAAAGACAGGTACTGCTAAACATTATGGTGTTCAGTCTTATGATTCTTCTTTTGTAGGGATATTGCCAGTTGGAAATCCAGAATTGGTAGTATTAGTGGTAATGAAAGGAGTTACTAGTTATCCTTATTATGGTTCGCAAGTAGCTGCTCCTATGTTTCATAATATAGTAAAGGATGTGGTGCGTTACTTAGAGATTCCTCCTAATAAAGGTAGTGGAGAAGACGAAAAAGAAGAGGAAGAGGTTCGAAAAGTAAGAGTACCTAATTTAATTAATCATCCTTTAAATGAAGTAGATATGCGGTTAAGAAAGTTAGGATTAAATTTTAAATTAGAAGGAAATGGGGAGAAAATATTAGATCAGGTTCCTAAGCCCGGTGTTAAAGTAGATGTAGGAACTACAGTAATTTTATTCTCTTCTGATGGATTAAGCACTAAAGGTCGTTATAAAGTAACTGTACCTAATTTAGAAGGAAGGTCGTTGAATGATGCTCAAAATTTATTAGCTAAATTAGGCTTAAAATTAGATTGGCAAGGAAATGGAAAAGTTATCTTTCAGAAGCCAACTGCTGGCTTTAGAGTTGAGGCAGGAAGTACAATAGAAGTTGAATTAGATTAAATAGGAATATTTTTAATCAATTGTAAAATAATATATAGTAAGCGGCATAAGGAGGAGAGGTAGATGAAAGAGTTAAGTAGAATAATTACTGAATTAGATTATAAGGTGTTACAAGGAAGTGTGGATAGAGAAATTACAGGAATTGAGTATGATTCTAGAGAAGTTGAAGCTGATAATTTATTTGTATGTATTAGTGGATTTACTCATGATGGTCATGATTATATAAATGAGGCCATTGAGGCTGGGGCTACAGCTGTTTTAGTTGAAAAAGAGGTAGAATTAAATGAATGTAATGAGATAACAGTCATTATGATTAGAGATACACGTCAAGGGTTAGCAATGATAAGCTCAGCTTTTTATGATTATCCATCTCAAAAATTAAAAGTGATTGGTGTAACTGGAACAAATGGAAAGACAACTACTACATATTTGACTGAATCGATTTTAAAAACTGCTGGTCATAAAGTAGGATTAATCGGTACTATAAAGAATAAAATTGATGATGAAAAATTTAAATCTCAAAGAACTACGCCTGAATCTTTAGATTTACAAGCATTTTTTGCAAGAATGGTAGAGGAAGATGTTACTCATGTAGTTATGGAGGTGTCCTCTCATGCTTTGGCTTTAAATCGGGTTGATAAGATAGATTTTGATGTTGCAATTTTTACTAATATTACTCAAGATCACTTAGATTTTCATGATTCATTTAATGATTATCTAAATGCTAAAGCAAAATTATTTACAGGATTAGATGACGAAGATAAAACGGCTATTATTAATATAGATGATCCTAATAGTGATAAGATTTTATCTGCTAGTAATGGCTCAGTTATTACTTATAGCATTGAAAAGGATGCCAATTTGAAGGCTAAAGATATTACTATTAGTCCCATAGGAGTTAATTTCTTGGCGGAAGCTTTTGAAGAAAAAGTTAATTTAGATTTAAATCTAACAGGATTATTTAACGTTTATAATACTTTGGCTGCTTTAGGAGCTGGAATAAGCTTAAATATTACTTTAGATGATATTCAACAAGGGTTAGAAGAAGTACAAGGAGTAGCAGGTAGGTTTGAAATTGTAGATGAAGGCCAGGATTTCGGAGTGATTGTAGATTATGCTCATACTCCTGATAGTTTGCAGAATATTTTAGAAACGGCTGAAGACTTTGTGGAAGGTAGAGTCATAGTAGTATTTGGATGTGGTGGAGATCGAGATAAAAGTAAGCGACCGATAATGGGACAGGTGGCCACAAGATTAGCTGACTTTTCAATTATTACTTCTGATAATCCGCGTAGTGAAGAACCAGAAGATATTATTAATGATATTGAATTAGGAGTAAAAGAAATTAATAAAAAGGTAGAGGAAGATTACGTGATTATTCAAGATAGAGCTGAAGCTATTAATTATGGAATCGAGACTGCTAGAACTGGTGATTTAGTATTTATAGTGGGAAAAGGTCATGAAACATATCAAATTTTAAAAGATAAGACTATTTCCTTTGATGACCGCCAAGTTGCTAGAGAAGCTTTAGATAAAAATAGAGGTGAATAGTATGGAACCAATTAAAGTTAAAGAATTTATATCCGAAATAGATGGCGAATTAATTAATGGAAGTTTGGAAACTAAAATTGATGAGGTGTCAATTGACTCTAGAACTATTGATAAAGGAGCATTATTTTTTGCTATTAAAGGAGAGAGGTTTGATGGACATAATTTCATAAATGATGCATTAGCAGCAGGAGCAATAGGAGTAGTTATAGAGATTAACGAAATTAGTGAATATAGTATTGACTCTAATATCTTAGTAATCAAAGTAGAAGATACTAGTAAAGCTTTACAAGACTTGGCAAAGTATTATCGTAGTTTGTTTGATATTCCTGTTATTGGAGTGACAGGAAGTACAGGTAAAACAACAACTAAAGACTTAATAGCTTCTGTTTTGGAGGTCAAATTTAAGACTTTAAAGACTGAAGGCAACTACAATAATGAGTTTGGGTTGCCTTTAACTTTATTTAGATTAGATTCTAGTTATGAAGTAGTAGTTGTTGAATTAGCAATGAGAGGATTAGGTGAAATAGAATATTTGTGCCAGATAGCTCAACCTGAAATAGGGGTCATTACTAATGTTGGCGTGACTCACTTAGAAACACTAGGTAGTCAAGAAAATATAGCAAGAGCTAAAAGTGAATTGGTCATGAGTTTACCCCCTGAAGGTAAGGCTCTATTGAATGGCGATGATGATTATATTAGAATGATGGCAAATAAAGCTGAAGCAGAGATAGTATATTATGGTTGTGGTAATGATAATGATTTAGAAGCTATAAAGATTGAAAACTTAGGGGCAGATGGGTTAAGTTTTATAGTAAATCAACAGAGTAGGAAGTTTGAAGTAAGGTTACCATTGCCAGGTGAATATAATGTATATAATTCATTAGCGGCTATTGGTGTTGGATTAGAACTAGGTTTAAGTATAGATGAATTAAAAAGTGGATTAGCCCAACCAAATTTAACTAAAATGCGAGGAGATATAACAGAGTTAGACTCGGGAATTACTATAATCAATGATGCCTATAATGCTAACCCAACCTCTATGGAGGCAGGATTAAATCTATTAGTAAATATTGGTAATAAAAAAGGAAGGTTAATTGCTGTTTTAGGTGATATGTTAGAGTTAGGTTCTATAGCAGAAATAGCACATAGACGAATAGCTAAAATAGTTGTAGATAATAATATAGACTATTTATTAACTGTAGGAGAACTTTCTGCTCTAATAGGTGAGGAAGCTAAGCAATTAGGATTAGCTGAAGAATATGTATTTAGTTATAGTACTAATCAAGAAATTATTGACCAGCTATTGCAGTTAGTTGATACAAGTGATACAATTTTACTTAAAGGCTCTAGAGGAATGAAGTTAGAGGAAATAGAAGAGGCTTTGTTGGAAGGTTGAAGGAGGGGCTAGAACAATGGTTGACTTAATATATGCAGCTACAGCTGCCTTTGCTATTACATTATTAATTGGACCGATAATGATAAAATTACTACGTAAATTAAAATTTGGTCAAAATATTAGGGAAGTAGGACCTGAAAAACATTTAGAGAAAAGTGGAACTCCTACCATGGGTGGAGTTATAATTCTTATTTCTATTGTGGTAGCAGTTTTATTATTTGCGGATATGACTTCTAAATTATTTTGGGCTTTATTTGTAACTTTAAGTTATGGTTTTTTAGGTTTATTAGATGATTCCATTAAGATTATAGCAAATCGTTCTTTGGGTTTAAAGGCAAAACAAAAGTTGTTAGGACAGATTCTAATTGGGGGTTTATTAGGATATAATGTATTATATAATTTAAATATTGGTTCAGAGATTATAATTCCTTATTTAGGAGGGACTATAGATTTAGGAATCTATTTTATTCCTTCTGTAATAATAGTGGTGATTGGAACTTCTAATGCTGTTAATTTAACAGATGGGTTAGATGGTTTAGCAGCTGGAGTGACGATTATAGTGGCTATTACTTATACAGTGATTAGTCTTATTATCTTTAACCAATATGAATTAGCTATTTTTACTGCAGCTATTGTAGGGGCTTGTTTAGGATTTGCTTGGTTTAATAGTCATCCTGCTCAGGTTTTCATGGGGGATACAGGCTCACTAGCCTTAGGAGGAGCCATAGCAGTAGTAGCTATTTTAACCAAAACTGAATTATCTTTAGTAATTATTGGTGGAGTTTATGTTATAGAGGCTTTATCAGTAATGATTCAAGTTGTCTACTTTAAATTAACAGGTGGTAAGAGAGTCTTTAGAATGAGTCCACTTCACCATCATTTTGAGCTAAAAGGTTGGCAAGAATCTAAGGTAGTAGTCAGATTCTGGATTTTAGCTGCCATATTATCATTGGCTGGCTTATTAGGTTTACAAGGGGTTTAAATGTTGGAAAGGTAGGTTGAACAACTTATGGATTTAGTAGAAAAAAAAGTAACAGTTTTAGGTTTAGGTAAGAGAACAGGAATAGCTACAGTTAAATTTTTAATTAATAAAGGAGCTAATGTAGTAGTTAGTGATGTGAAATCTGAGACAGAATTAAAAGAAGAATTAATGGAATTAAATGATTATGAAATAGAGTATGATTTAGACGGACATAGTGATAAAGCAATTAATAATACAGATATGATAGTAATTAGCCCGGGAGTACCTAGTCAAATTTCAATTTTACAGAAGGCTAAGCGGTTAGGAATACCGGTTATTAGTGCAATAGAATTAGCGTATCATTTTTGTGCAGCACCAATTGTGGCCATTACAGGAACTAATGGCAAAACTACAACGACTACTTTAACAGGTGAAATATTTAATGCTACTCAAGATGAAGTAGTAGTTGGTGGAAATATAGGTAGACCTTTGATTAGAGATGTGAATAATTTATCATCAAAAGGTGCAGTTATAGCCGAAATAAGTTCCTTTCAACTGGAGAATATTGAAGAATTTAGACCTAAGATTAGTTTAATATTAAACTTAACTCCGGACCATTTAGATAGACATGGTTCATTTGAAGATTATATAGAAGCTAAGAAGAAGATCTTTAGTAATCAACAGGGCACAGATTATACAATTCTCAATTACGATGACCCAGTAACTAGAGAATTAGCAGATGATACTCATGGAACTGTAGTCTATTTCAGTCAAAAAGAAGAGGTTGAATATGGGCTTTATATCGAAAATGGAGAAGTAATTAATAATCTTACTGCTGAAAAAGAGATATTTATTGAAGTTGATGAGATTGGAATTAAAGGGCCCCATAACTTAGAAAATGCTTTAGGAGCTATTTCTATAGCTTTACTTAGCGATATTGAGCCGGAAATAATTAAGGACGTAGTAAGAGAATTTAATGGAGTTGAACACCGTATAGAAGATGTAGCGGTTATAGATAAAGTAAGGTATGTTAATGATTCTAAAGCTACTAATCCTGTGTCAGCAATGAAAGCTTTAGAGACTTTTAGTGAACCTTTAATATTGATTGCTGGAGGTATGGATAAGAAATCAGATTTTAGTGAATTTGCTGACAAAGTAGCTGAAAATGTTAAGGTATTAATTTTATTGGGGGAGACAGCAGATGAAATTGAGCAATCTATGAAGAGCCTTGGTTTTAATGCAATTAAAAGAATAAATACTATTGAAGATGCAGTAAAGGTGGCTGTGGATATAAGTATTGCAGGTGATTTAGTTCTTTTATCACCAGCGTGTGCAAGTTGGGATATGTTTAGTAGTTATAAAGAGAGGGGTCAAAAGTTTAAAAAGGCGGTATTTGATTTAAGGAGGCAATAGAATGAAGAAGGTAAAAGCGCCTGATTTCATAATCTTTTTTACTATGATAACTTTATTAGGAATTGGAATTATCATGGTTTTTAGTTCTACCTCTATTCGAGCGTATGCTGACTATGGGGATAGTTTCTATTTTCTTAAAAAACAGTTTCTCTGGTCAGTAATTGGTATTGGAGCTATGATTTTCTTTATGACTATAGATTATAAATTATATAAGCAGTTAGCTCAATTAGGTTTGTTAGTCACTCTAGGTTCATTAATTCTAGTATTAATAATTGGAACAGTAGTTGGTGGTTCACAGAGATGGCTGGGTTTAGGGATGCTTAGAGTTCAACCTTCAGAAATAGCAAAGTTGAGCATGGTAATTTATATGGCTAGATATTTGTCTACAAAACAGCATAAAATAGATAAATTACAAGGGTTAGCCCCTGGTTTATTAGTTTTAGGATTAGTTTGTGGACTGATTTTGATGCAACCGGATTTAGGTACTGCAGCTACAATTGGCGGAACAATAATGATTATGTTTATAGCAGCTGGATTAAAGTTAGAATACTTAGCTGGTCTAGGTTTAACAGGAATTTCAGGGATATTTTACTTAATATATAGTGCACCGTACCGTAAAGAGAGGTTATTGGCATTTTTAGACCCGTGGAGTGATCCATTAGATTCAGGATTTCATATTATTCAATCTTTATATGCTTTAGGATCTGGCGGGTTATTTGGAGTAGGAATAGGTCAGAGTAGACAGAAATTCTTTTATTTACCGGAACCAGGTACTGATTTTATATTTGCTATTATAGGTGAAGAATTAGGATTTATTGGAGCTATGGTAGTAGTTTTCTTATTCTTTTTATTTGCCTGGAGGGGTTTAAAAATAGCTATTGAAGCTCCAGATTTATTTGGAAGTTTATTGGCTGTAGGAATTACTACTATGATTACTATACAAGCAATAATTAATATAGGGGTTGTTACAGGTTCGATGCCGGTTACAGGAATTACTTTACCTTTTATTAGTTATGGTGGTTCTTCTTTAGTAATTATGTTATCAGGAGTAGGAATTTTATTAAATATATCACGATATT
This window harbors:
- the murD gene encoding UDP-N-acetylmuramoyl-L-alanine--D-glutamate ligase, encoding MDLVEKKVTVLGLGKRTGIATVKFLINKGANVVVSDVKSETELKEELMELNDYEIEYDLDGHSDKAINNTDMIVISPGVPSQISILQKAKRLGIPVISAIELAYHFCAAPIVAITGTNGKTTTTTLTGEIFNATQDEVVVGGNIGRPLIRDVNNLSSKGAVIAEISSFQLENIEEFRPKISLILNLTPDHLDRHGSFEDYIEAKKKIFSNQQGTDYTILNYDDPVTRELADDTHGTVVYFSQKEEVEYGLYIENGEVINNLTAEKEIFIEVDEIGIKGPHNLENALGAISIALLSDIEPEIIKDVVREFNGVEHRIEDVAVIDKVRYVNDSKATNPVSAMKALETFSEPLILIAGGMDKKSDFSEFADKVAENVKVLILLGETADEIEQSMKSLGFNAIKRINTIEDAVKVAVDISIAGDLVLLSPACASWDMFSSYKERGQKFKKAVFDLRRQ
- the spoVE gene encoding stage V sporulation protein E; this encodes MKKVKAPDFIIFFTMITLLGIGIIMVFSSTSIRAYADYGDSFYFLKKQFLWSVIGIGAMIFFMTIDYKLYKQLAQLGLLVTLGSLILVLIIGTVVGGSQRWLGLGMLRVQPSEIAKLSMVIYMARYLSTKQHKIDKLQGLAPGLLVLGLVCGLILMQPDLGTAATIGGTIMIMFIAAGLKLEYLAGLGLTGISGIFYLIYSAPYRKERLLAFLDPWSDPLDSGFHIIQSLYALGSGGLFGVGIGQSRQKFFYLPEPGTDFIFAIIGEELGFIGAMVVVFLFFLFAWRGLKIAIEAPDLFGSLLAVGITTMITIQAIINIGVVTGSMPVTGITLPFISYGGSSLVIMLSGVGILLNISRYS